CGACGGGCACGACGACTGGGAGGTGCTCGGCGCGATCGCCGCTCCGACCTTGGTGCTGCACGGCGCGGACGACGTGATGACGCCGGCCGTCAACGCAGAGCTGTTGGCGGAGCGCATCCCGGGCAGCGAACTGATGGTGCTGCCCGGGCTGCGCCACGCCTTCTTCGACGAGGGACGCGCCGTGGTCAGCCCTCTCGTCGAGAAATTCCTGACCGGATGACGGGATCCACCGTGGTGCAGAGACGCCGACGGAGTCTCTGCACCACAGGTGGTCCCACCTTCTGGAATTAGGTCGAACGCGTCTCGCCCGCCTCGAACGTGCCCGGGGTGCAGCATCGATCCCACGGACGGCAATCGGCCGCGCGGCCCGCCTGATGTCGGGGACAACCGGAGGCGACCCGCCGAACGGCGGGTCACCGGCCGCAGACCGCGACGCACTGTCGGTACCCCCGGACGATCACCCGACCCACACTGGGCTGGAGGTGGTCGCAACGACGCGGCCGCACCCGACCTGAGGAGCGTGCGATGGCGATCGACGGCAGCAGGATCGACGAGGTTCTCGCGGCAGCGGTGGACTCGGGGGCGGTACCGCACGTCGCGGCGATCGCGGCGGACCGCGACGGCATCCTGTACGAAGGCGGGGCCGGCGCCCGGATCAACGGCGAGGACAGCACACCGGTCACGACGAGCACCCAGTTCCGGATCATGTCGATGACCAAGATGGTCTGTACCGTCACGGCTCTCCAGTTGATGGAGCAGGGCTCGCTGGACCTCGACGCACCGGTCGAGCGCTACTGCCCCGCGTTCGGAGACCTGCAGGTGCTGGACGGCTGGGACGGGGACGTGCCGAAACTCCGGGCACCCGCGACCAGGGCGACGGTCAAGCAGCTGATCACCCACACCTCCGGCCTGACCTACTGGTTCTGGAACGCCGACATGGTGAGATATGAAGCGGTCAGCGGTATCCCGAACGTCGTGCCGGGCTCCGCCGAGGCGTTCAGGGCGCCGTTGGTGTGCGACCCGGGGACCAGGTTCGAGTACGGCATCAACACCGACTGGCTCGGCAAGGTGGTGGAGTCCGTGACCGGCAAGGGCCTGGACGTGGTGGTCAAGGAAGGCGTGACCGGACCACTCGGCATGGGGGACACCATGTTCCGGCTCGATCCGGACCGGACTGCGAACGCAGTCACGGTGCACACCCCCGGTTCGGACGGTGGGTGGGTGTCGGCCGGCGAGATCCTCAACCAGGAGCCGGACTGGTGGGCAGGCGGGCACGGCCTGTACTCGACACCCCGGGACTACATCCGCTTCGAGCGGGCGCTGCTCCGCGGCGGAGAACTCGACGGGGCGCGGATCCTGAGCCGGGAGACCGTCGATGCTGCCTTCTCCAACCAGATCGGGGATCTGGACGTCCCGGAGGTGATCGAGACCGCCGACCCGCCGATCACCGACTCGATGCGGATCGGGCCGGGATGGAAATGGGGCTACGGGCTGCTGCTCAACACCCAGGACCTGCCCGGCCGGCGCCGGGCCTGGACCGGCGCCTGGGCGGGCCTGTTCAACACGCACTTCTTCGTCGACAGGACCACCGGCATCTGCGCGTCGATCTACACCAACAGCCTGCCTTTCATCACCGAGCACCAGGCCTGGAAGCTGTACGGCGACTTCGAGGACGCGCTCTACGCCTCGCTCTGAGCCGGGTCGGCAGGTCCCAGCGGTGGCGGTGCGGGCGTCGGTGGGCGACGATGCAGGGACACAGGAGGTGCCACATGGCGCAGGTCGTCCGGCCTGCCTTCGACCCCGAACTGCGGGCGGGGCTTGCGGTGGTCGGCGGTATGTTCCCGCCGACCATCACTCCGGAGCTGATCGGGTTCATGCGTTCCTCGTATGCCTCCCCACCCCTGGAGAACACACTCGCGAA
This region of Nakamurella alba genomic DNA includes:
- a CDS encoding serine hydrolase domain-containing protein; the protein is MAIDGSRIDEVLAAAVDSGAVPHVAAIAADRDGILYEGGAGARINGEDSTPVTTSTQFRIMSMTKMVCTVTALQLMEQGSLDLDAPVERYCPAFGDLQVLDGWDGDVPKLRAPATRATVKQLITHTSGLTYWFWNADMVRYEAVSGIPNVVPGSAEAFRAPLVCDPGTRFEYGINTDWLGKVVESVTGKGLDVVVKEGVTGPLGMGDTMFRLDPDRTANAVTVHTPGSDGGWVSAGEILNQEPDWWAGGHGLYSTPRDYIRFERALLRGGELDGARILSRETVDAAFSNQIGDLDVPEVIETADPPITDSMRIGPGWKWGYGLLLNTQDLPGRRRAWTGAWAGLFNTHFFVDRTTGICASIYTNSLPFITEHQAWKLYGDFEDALYASL